The following proteins are co-located in the Ancylothrix sp. D3o genome:
- the dndB gene encoding DNA sulfur modification protein DndB — protein sequence MLMQSTFEYVLPVIRGIQAGREYYISMCPLRVLPKLFPLDDEEISPMLRASRSLNKQRVREIGGYILNNPKSYIFSAMTVSIDAEIQFEPVGNEAELRKLGRLRVPMDARFIINDGKHRRAAFELALKENPELGYETVAVVFFLDIGLQRCQQMFADLNRFAVVPETSLNMLYDTRDSMAKVVREVVKEVRVFRELTELERDRVPVRSGKLFTLRGIYGGTMSLLVNFQGVDVGRRVDLAVNFWQAVCGLIPDWELVLQRKISAFEVRRDFVHCHGVGLAALGEVGSVLLGRFPDSWEGSLSGLSAVDWSVSNPLLQGVVVGRGGVSSSRQSLEFLRGYILECLGVV from the coding sequence ATGTTAATGCAATCTACTTTTGAATATGTGTTGCCGGTGATTCGCGGAATACAGGCGGGACGCGAGTATTATATTTCCATGTGTCCGTTGCGAGTTTTGCCGAAATTGTTTCCTTTGGATGATGAAGAAATTTCGCCAATGTTGCGGGCTTCTCGTAGTCTGAATAAACAACGGGTGCGGGAAATAGGCGGGTATATTCTTAATAATCCTAAAAGCTATATTTTTTCGGCGATGACGGTTTCTATTGATGCAGAAATTCAATTTGAGCCGGTGGGAAATGAGGCGGAGTTGCGGAAACTTGGCCGGCTTCGGGTGCCAATGGATGCGAGGTTTATTATTAATGATGGCAAACATCGCCGGGCTGCTTTTGAATTGGCTTTGAAAGAAAATCCTGAGTTGGGATATGAGACGGTGGCGGTGGTGTTTTTTTTGGATATTGGTTTGCAACGCTGTCAACAAATGTTTGCGGATCTAAATCGTTTTGCTGTGGTGCCGGAGACGTCGTTAAATATGCTTTATGATACGCGGGATAGTATGGCGAAAGTTGTGCGGGAAGTTGTTAAGGAAGTGCGGGTTTTTCGGGAGTTGACGGAGTTGGAAAGGGATAGAGTGCCGGTGCGTTCTGGTAAATTATTTACGCTGAGGGGTATTTATGGTGGTACGATGAGTTTGTTGGTAAATTTTCAGGGGGTTGATGTGGGCCGCAGGGTTGATTTGGCTGTGAATTTTTGGCAGGCGGTTTGTGGTTTAATTCCTGATTGGGAGTTGGTTTTGCAGCGGAAGATTTCGGCTTTTGAGGTGCGTCGAGATTTTGTGCATTGTCATGGAGTTGGTTTGGCTGCTTTGGGTGAGGTTGGTTCGGTTTTGTTGGGCCGGTTTCCTGATAGTTGGGAGGGGTCTTTGTCGGGTTTGTCTGCTGTTGATTGGTCGGTTTCTAATCCTCTTTTGCAGGGGGTTGTTGTTGGTAGGGGTGGGGTTTCTAGTTCTCGTCAGAGTTTGGAGTTTTTACGGGGGTATATTTTGGAGTGTTTGGGGGTTGTTTAG
- a CDS encoding DNA sulfur modification protein DndB: protein MSEPNSSSSEANQRLDDVLEPYFGENYRDKCYLGLMLEQGQRKMVQINVPAHDLPILLQAKPSTGNDPDSGKNRPVVKGHSEEIKNYILKKARNNKPWILGTLTANINPTKIKIIELGRGICFVAIPRGVKLDITDGQHRQRAIWDLIESPESELIGNNDFPITLVLESDFNQCQADFRDMAQTRALDKSLLLSFGEFEGRVGILKKVIDQVPMFQDKTEKIKATPDSKKKLIYTINYLAKAISCAFENEPDNELKNYDVTNSSEALINCFNQFFSECNQTRYIFETQFETLKVEDVAKFQENCLLGRSVGLEILGKLLHYTYEPETNNFIPEEVSQLAQLNWLRDSEVWEGNVVLCNIDPSTNKKSYKITASASAVRIAVNKAKSKLGWR from the coding sequence ATGTCAGAACCAAACTCATCCTCCTCTGAGGCAAACCAGCGACTTGATGATGTACTTGAGCCTTACTTCGGTGAAAATTATCGTGACAAGTGTTATTTAGGCTTAATGTTGGAGCAGGGGCAGCGAAAAATGGTACAAATTAATGTCCCCGCCCACGACTTACCTATTCTTTTGCAAGCAAAACCCTCCACTGGTAATGATCCTGACTCAGGCAAAAATCGCCCAGTCGTAAAAGGCCATTCTGAAGAAATTAAAAACTATATCCTTAAAAAAGCTAGAAACAATAAACCTTGGATTTTAGGAACACTCACAGCAAATATCAATCCCACCAAAATCAAGATAATCGAATTAGGGAGAGGAATTTGTTTTGTAGCTATTCCTCGCGGTGTTAAGTTAGATATTACGGATGGGCAGCATCGTCAACGTGCCATCTGGGATCTAATCGAAAGTCCTGAAAGTGAGCTAATAGGTAATAATGATTTTCCAATTACTCTAGTTTTAGAGTCTGACTTTAACCAGTGCCAAGCTGACTTTCGAGATATGGCACAAACCCGTGCCCTCGATAAATCACTGCTCTTATCATTTGGTGAATTTGAAGGAAGAGTTGGAATTCTCAAAAAAGTAATCGATCAAGTTCCTATGTTTCAGGATAAAACAGAAAAAATTAAGGCTACCCCTGACAGTAAGAAGAAGTTAATTTATACTATTAATTATCTAGCTAAAGCCATTAGTTGTGCTTTTGAAAATGAGCCGGATAATGAGTTAAAAAACTACGATGTTACTAACTCATCAGAAGCATTAATTAATTGCTTTAATCAATTTTTTTCAGAATGCAACCAGACCCGATATATTTTTGAGACTCAGTTTGAAACATTGAAAGTCGAGGATGTTGCTAAATTCCAAGAAAACTGTCTTTTAGGTAGAAGTGTGGGTTTAGAAATTTTAGGGAAATTACTACACTACACCTATGAGCCAGAAACTAATAATTTTATTCCTGAAGAAGTTTCACAACTTGCTCAACTTAATTGGTTAAGAGATAGCGAAGTGTGGGAGGGAAATGTGGTTTTGTGTAATATTGATCCTAGTACAAACAAGAAGTCTTACAAAATCACCGCCAGTGCAAGTGCTGTAAGAATAGCAGTAAATAAAGCAAAATCAAAGCTAGGATGGCGCTAA